The Streptomyces sp. NBC_01275 genome has a segment encoding these proteins:
- a CDS encoding serine/threonine-protein kinase: MGPERMELAGYEIQEVLGRGGFATVYRARQLAVGREVALKVDSRVLSTPRDRQRFLREVTAAGQLSGHPHVVPVYDAGVLSDDRPYMVLELCPGGSLGDRLHRQGPLPPKEARDIGVSLADAVAAAHAAGVLHRDIKPGNVMFNRYGGVALTDFGLAAMPRPGRELSVTREALTPAYAPPEAFHRADPSPAGDVYSLAATVYALLRGCPPHHPDDGTQLSLAELIVRHTWPYPDLPGMPAALNAALRHALAPDPARRLSDAGAFRDALAAVDLGGGVGPGGAGGFGPAPTMTTVPSYRDEPPVPSVPSVAPVPSVPSVSSTQPYGPPPPYGAGGTTEATGPGGGGGRKERKEGRRPRLIAVLAAVAVTVSVSVTVVVYENGRSDGGGADSSSGASADSSSGAAAADKEDKGVSGFGVATTTENCPATGVDGVGGRCVATPECWSGITDISGIITVSRADCQTRHVWETFAIAPLPDDGMTNNARDLIKHPDVKALCSSEVMAETMVPGGRETAKEWRVDILPPTASEWDKGLRVFRCVAAAETTDGQKTGSQFAVGG; encoded by the coding sequence ATGGGGCCCGAACGAATGGAACTGGCCGGCTACGAGATCCAGGAGGTCCTGGGCCGGGGCGGGTTCGCCACGGTGTACCGGGCCAGACAGCTGGCCGTGGGCCGGGAGGTCGCGCTGAAGGTGGACAGCAGGGTGCTGTCCACCCCGCGCGACCGGCAGCGCTTCCTGCGCGAGGTCACTGCGGCCGGGCAGTTGTCCGGACACCCGCACGTGGTGCCCGTGTACGACGCCGGGGTCCTCTCCGACGACCGCCCCTACATGGTCCTGGAGCTGTGCCCCGGCGGTTCGCTCGGCGACCGGCTGCACCGGCAGGGCCCGCTGCCCCCGAAGGAGGCGCGCGACATCGGCGTGAGCCTCGCGGACGCGGTGGCGGCCGCCCACGCCGCCGGCGTGCTCCACCGCGACATCAAGCCCGGCAACGTCATGTTCAACCGGTACGGCGGTGTGGCTCTCACCGACTTCGGGCTGGCGGCCATGCCCCGACCCGGGCGGGAGCTGTCCGTGACGCGCGAGGCGCTGACCCCCGCGTACGCCCCGCCCGAGGCCTTCCACCGGGCGGACCCCAGCCCGGCCGGTGACGTGTACTCGCTGGCCGCCACCGTCTACGCCCTGCTGCGGGGCTGCCCGCCGCACCACCCGGACGACGGGACCCAGCTGAGTCTCGCCGAGCTGATCGTGCGCCACACCTGGCCCTACCCCGACCTGCCCGGAATGCCGGCCGCCCTCAACGCCGCCCTCCGGCACGCCCTGGCCCCGGACCCGGCCCGGCGGCTCTCCGACGCGGGCGCGTTCCGCGACGCCCTCGCCGCCGTCGACCTGGGAGGAGGCGTCGGCCCGGGAGGCGCCGGCGGCTTCGGCCCTGCGCCCACCATGACCACGGTCCCGTCGTACCGCGACGAGCCGCCTGTTCCGTCCGTTCCGTCTGTTGCTCCTGTTCCCTCCGTTCCTTCTGTTTCCTCCACCCAGCCGTATGGCCCGCCCCCTCCGTACGGCGCGGGCGGTACGACCGAGGCCACCGGGCCGGGCGGCGGCGGGGGGCGGAAGGAGCGGAAGGAAGGGCGACGGCCCCGGCTGATCGCCGTCCTGGCGGCCGTGGCCGTCACCGTGAGCGTGTCGGTCACCGTGGTCGTCTACGAGAACGGCCGATCGGACGGCGGCGGCGCGGACTCCTCCTCAGGCGCTTCCGCGGACTCCTCCTCCGGCGCCGCCGCCGCGGACAAGGAGGACAAGGGCGTGTCCGGCTTCGGCGTCGCGACCACCACGGAGAACTGTCCCGCGACCGGCGTCGACGGCGTGGGCGGGCGGTGCGTGGCGACCCCGGAGTGCTGGAGCGGCATCACGGACATCTCGGGGATCATCACCGTCAGCCGCGCGGACTGCCAGACCCGGCACGTGTGGGAGACCTTCGCGATCGCCCCGCTGCCCGACGACGGCATGACGAACAACGCGCGGGACCTGATCAAGCATCCGGACGTCAAGGCGCTGTGCTCGTCCGAGGTGATGGCCGAGACCATGGTCCCCGGCGGCCGCGAGACCGCGAAGGAGTGGAGGGTCGACATCCTCCCGCCGACCGCGTCGGAATGGGACAAGGGGCTGCGCGTCTTCCGCTGTGTGGCCGCGGCCGAGACGACGGACGGGCAGAAGACCGGCAGCCAGTTCGCGGTCGGCGGCTGA
- a CDS encoding DUF2264 domain-containing protein translates to MTAPHLSADAGQLPPPDHDLSPRTGYTRAHWEAAADRLLAALRPYATPGLAQYRLPGRTGHAGAWSDGLEGYARSFLLAAFRIAGSGGRVGPELVERYAAGLAAGVDPRHPEHWPPITDRGQPMVEAASVALALHETRPWIWDRLPFRTQELVVDWLGGFVGATANDSNWRLFQVITEEFLASVGGPHDRAEIDAGLDRLDDWYRGGGWYTDGDGRKFDHYNGWALHLYPALWARVAGPRADPARVAAHRARLREFLGVHQHFFGSDGAPVHQGRSLTYRYAAAAPLWAGVLADATPLPPGRTRRLASGALKHFTDRRVPDERGLLSLGWYGPYLPVTQPYSGPASPYWASKAFLGLLLPADHPVWTAREEPGPVDTADRRLALPAPGWLLHSTAADGIVRLVNHGSDRLPPPPTPSDDSPHYTAFAYSTATAPETPPADEPPGPDNRIALLTPTGPTRRGRIHPLYADGRRAASWHTPLGSDGDEPARITTVSVVHGPWEVRVHRVEAPAGTPVREGGWALACDDVPPAARTGPGWALARRADGLTSALVGLLGWQNATAAVTRARGHNAYGDHSAVPVLTANHPGGALLLATLVVLTADPADPADPTDPADRPVSADIPTGAYAVTAPDGTLRIGFPDGTTETVAPPLG, encoded by the coding sequence ATGACCGCGCCGCACCTGTCGGCCGACGCCGGCCAACTGCCGCCCCCCGACCATGACTTGTCCCCCCGTACCGGCTATACCCGCGCCCACTGGGAGGCCGCCGCCGACCGGCTGCTGGCCGCGTTGCGGCCGTACGCCACGCCCGGACTCGCCCAGTACCGGCTGCCCGGCCGCACCGGTCACGCGGGCGCCTGGTCGGACGGGCTGGAGGGATACGCCCGCTCGTTCCTGCTCGCCGCCTTCCGCATCGCGGGCTCCGGCGGGCGGGTCGGCCCCGAACTCGTCGAGCGCTACGCCGCGGGGCTCGCCGCCGGCGTCGACCCCCGTCATCCGGAGCACTGGCCGCCCATCACCGACCGCGGTCAGCCCATGGTCGAGGCCGCCTCCGTCGCCCTCGCCCTGCACGAGACCCGTCCCTGGATCTGGGACCGACTCCCGTTCCGTACACAGGAGTTGGTCGTCGACTGGCTCGGCGGTTTCGTCGGCGCCACCGCCAACGACTCCAACTGGCGGCTGTTCCAGGTCATCACGGAGGAGTTCCTCGCCTCCGTCGGCGGCCCGCACGACCGCGCGGAGATCGACGCGGGCCTCGACCGCCTCGACGACTGGTATCGCGGGGGCGGTTGGTACACCGACGGGGACGGCCGGAAGTTCGATCACTACAACGGCTGGGCCCTGCATCTGTACCCCGCCCTGTGGGCCCGCGTCGCCGGTCCCCGCGCCGACCCGGCCCGCGTCGCGGCCCATCGCGCCCGGCTGCGCGAATTCCTCGGCGTCCACCAGCACTTCTTCGGCTCCGACGGCGCCCCCGTCCACCAGGGCCGCTCCCTCACCTACCGCTACGCCGCCGCGGCCCCGCTGTGGGCGGGCGTCCTCGCCGACGCCACCCCGCTCCCGCCCGGCCGCACCCGCCGCCTCGCCTCGGGCGCCCTGAAGCACTTCACGGACCGTCGAGTGCCGGACGAACGAGGCCTGTTGAGTCTGGGCTGGTACGGCCCCTACCTCCCCGTCACCCAGCCGTACTCGGGACCTGCCTCCCCGTACTGGGCGAGCAAGGCCTTCCTCGGGCTGCTCCTGCCCGCCGACCACCCCGTGTGGACGGCACGCGAGGAACCCGGCCCCGTCGACACCGCCGACCGGCGGCTGGCCCTGCCCGCCCCCGGCTGGCTGCTGCACTCCACGGCCGCCGACGGAATCGTCCGGCTGGTCAACCACGGCTCCGACCGGCTCCCGCCGCCGCCCACCCCGTCCGACGACAGCCCGCACTACACCGCTTTCGCCTACTCCACCGCCACCGCCCCCGAGACCCCGCCCGCCGACGAGCCGCCCGGCCCCGACAACCGCATCGCGCTGCTGACGCCGACGGGCCCGACCCGCCGCGGCCGTATCCACCCGCTGTACGCGGACGGCCGGCGCGCCGCGTCCTGGCACACCCCGCTCGGTTCGGACGGCGACGAGCCCGCGCGCATCACCACCGTGAGCGTGGTGCACGGACCGTGGGAGGTCCGCGTCCACCGCGTCGAGGCCCCGGCCGGGACACCCGTGAGGGAGGGCGGCTGGGCGCTGGCCTGCGACGACGTCCCGCCCGCCGCACGGACCGGCCCGGGCTGGGCGCTGGCCCGGCGCGCCGACGGTCTGACCTCCGCCCTCGTCGGCCTGCTCGGCTGGCAGAACGCCACCGCCGCCGTGACCCGCGCTCGCGGCCACAACGCCTACGGCGACCACTCGGCCGTCCCGGTCCTCACCGCCAACCACCCGGGCGGCGCTCTGCTCCTGGCGACGCTGGTGGTCCTCACCGCCGATCCCGCCGATCCCGCCGATCCGACCGATCCAGCTGATCGACCGGTCTCGGCGGACATCCCGACCGGCGCGTACGCGGTCACCGCTCCCGACGGAACCCTGCGCATCGGCTTCCCCGACGGCACGACCGAGACCGTTGCCCCGCCGCTCGGCTAG